One window of the Macaca thibetana thibetana isolate TM-01 chromosome 1, ASM2454274v1, whole genome shotgun sequence genome contains the following:
- the LOC126951225 gene encoding ATP synthase subunit f, mitochondrial-like: MASVVPVKDKKLLEVKLGELPSWILMRDFSPSGILGAFRRGYYRYYNKYVNVRKGSISGITMVLACYVLFNYCISYKHLKHERLRKYH; the protein is encoded by the coding sequence ATGGCGTCAGTCGTACCAGTGAAGGACAAGAAACTTCTGGAGGTCAAACTGGGGGAGCTGCCAAGCTGGATCTTGATGCGGGACTTTAGCCCTAGTGGCATTCTGGGAGCATTTCGAAGAGGTTACTACCGGTACTACAACAAGTACGTTAACGTGAGGAAGGGGAGCATCTCGGGGATTACCATGGTGCTGGCATGCTACGTGCTCTTCAACTACTGCATTTCCTACAAGCATCTCAAGCACGAGCGGCTCCGCAAATACCACTGA